The following coding sequences are from one Culicoidibacter larvae window:
- the dnaG gene encoding DNA primase — protein sequence MAKIPEELIDEIRRKNNIVDVIGEYISLERKGRNYFACCPFHGEDTPSLSVSPEKQIFHCFGCHEGGNVFGFLMKYKNISFVEAVTELAARGNVELPTNYSTAAVGPKYTDQQQRLIEVHTAVTQLYEQFIKVDIGHGARMYLHQRGMNDEIIEQFHIGFAPDRQLLVEFLKSKGLSIEDGVASGLLHQGQSSYYDAFRNRIVFPIQDLNGSYVGFSGRIFGESDQAKYYNSPETEIFKKRLLLYNLSAAKEEIRKKKRVYLFEGIPDVIAAVSVGIKESVASLGTAFTKEQANLLKRYTTNVVICFDTDRAGMQAIYKTGQLLTELGFHVEVAQAKKAKDVDEYLQANGAEATKALLESPHAFLAFLYNYERQDKNLTNFDDRKIYIQSFFTHLRKAERLDQESYLQKLSEEFGLRYEALRAELDEQVLKDNPQQVQPVMQTRSVQERPIQVRHMHLDKYQLAERKLVYAMIMDMQYAVAYEKELNYLYDDRLRAIAYVVLEQYDRTKNVEASQLIDQLSEPERQVLSELFTSFDDGLINEAVVKDCIHTVKEFAINAQVKKLEGRLHDPTISVEEELAIVQEIFKIKNSI from the coding sequence ATGGCAAAAATACCAGAAGAACTTATTGATGAGATACGCCGGAAAAATAATATCGTTGATGTTATTGGCGAATATATCAGTTTGGAACGGAAAGGGCGCAATTATTTTGCCTGCTGTCCGTTCCATGGTGAAGATACGCCTTCGCTTTCGGTTTCACCGGAAAAACAGATATTTCATTGTTTTGGATGTCATGAAGGCGGGAATGTTTTTGGTTTCTTGATGAAATATAAAAATATTTCTTTCGTTGAGGCGGTTACTGAACTTGCTGCGCGCGGCAATGTTGAACTGCCAACTAACTATTCGACAGCTGCTGTTGGCCCGAAATATACTGACCAGCAACAAAGGTTGATTGAAGTACATACAGCAGTTACGCAACTTTATGAGCAGTTTATTAAAGTTGATATTGGTCATGGAGCGCGGATGTATTTACATCAGCGTGGCATGAATGATGAAATAATTGAACAATTTCATATTGGTTTTGCACCTGACCGTCAGTTGTTGGTCGAGTTTTTGAAGAGCAAAGGCTTGTCCATAGAAGACGGTGTTGCATCCGGGCTACTGCACCAAGGTCAGTCATCGTACTATGATGCGTTCCGAAATCGAATTGTATTTCCGATTCAGGATTTGAACGGTTCGTATGTAGGGTTTTCCGGACGGATTTTCGGTGAAAGTGATCAAGCGAAATATTATAATAGTCCGGAAACTGAAATATTTAAAAAACGCTTATTGCTTTATAATCTTTCAGCAGCAAAAGAAGAAATTCGTAAAAAGAAACGAGTTTACTTGTTTGAAGGCATTCCGGATGTTATTGCTGCTGTCAGCGTTGGCATCAAGGAGAGCGTTGCTTCATTGGGAACAGCGTTCACTAAAGAACAGGCGAACCTGTTAAAACGATATACAACTAATGTTGTTATTTGTTTTGACACTGACCGTGCCGGTATGCAAGCAATATATAAAACCGGGCAGTTGTTGACTGAACTTGGTTTTCATGTAGAAGTGGCACAAGCGAAGAAGGCTAAAGATGTAGATGAATATCTGCAAGCAAATGGTGCTGAGGCGACCAAAGCTTTGCTTGAGTCGCCGCATGCTTTCTTGGCGTTCTTGTATAACTACGAACGCCAGGACAAAAATCTAACTAATTTTGATGATCGAAAAATTTATATTCAAAGTTTCTTTACCCATTTGCGGAAAGCAGAACGATTGGATCAAGAATCGTATTTGCAAAAACTGAGTGAAGAATTTGGATTGCGATATGAGGCTTTACGAGCTGAATTGGATGAACAGGTGCTAAAGGATAATCCGCAGCAGGTTCAGCCGGTAATGCAGACGCGGAGTGTTCAAGAGCGGCCGATACAAGTGCGACATATGCATTTGGATAAATATCAGCTTGCAGAGCGTAAGTTGGTGTATGCGATGATAATGGATATGCAGTATGCGGTCGCTTACGAAAAAGAATTAAATTATTTATATGATGATCGATTGCGGGCGATTGCTTATGTGGTGCTGGAACAATATGACCGCACAAAAAATGTTGAAGCAAGCCAGTTGATTGATCAGTTATCTGAACCTGAGCGACAGGTACTAAGCGAATTATTTACTAGTTTTGATGATGGCCTTATTAACGAGGCAGTAGTAAAAGATTGTATTCATACAGTAAAGGAATTTGCGATTAACGCGCAAGTGAAAAAACTTGAAGGACGATTGCATGATCCGACGATTTCGGTTGAGGAAGAATTAGCAATTGTGCAGGAGATTTTTAAAATTAAGAACTCGATATAA
- a CDS encoding glycine--tRNA ligase, which produces METIVQHAKTQGFVYQGSEIYGGLANTWDYGPLGVELKNNIKKAWWQKFVQESPYNVGLDSAILMNSKVWEASGHIGGFSDPLMDCKNCKTRHRADKLIEEYSRGQVNAEVMTNDEMEAYIKENNIPCPNCGASDFTGIRDFNLMFKTFQGVTDDAKNAVYLRPETAQGIFVNFKNVQRTTRKKVPFGIAQIGKSFRNEITPGNFIFRTREFEQMELEFFCEPGTDLEWHSYWREYCHQFLLKLGVHDENLRLRDHEADELSHYSNATTDIEYKFPFGDGFGELWGIADRTDYDLKAHMEHSKQSMEYLDPMTNKKYVPYCIEPSVGVDRLLLAVFCDSYDVETLADETTREVLHLHPYLAPIKAAILPLTKKLSAEAEALYAELSKHFMIEYDESGAIGKRYRRQDAIGTPFCITVDFDTLEDNSVTIRHRDSMEQERIAIDELVVYLQKEITL; this is translated from the coding sequence ATGGAAACAATTGTTCAGCATGCCAAGACGCAAGGGTTTGTTTATCAAGGGAGCGAAATCTATGGTGGTTTGGCAAATACTTGGGATTATGGCCCACTTGGAGTTGAACTAAAGAACAACATCAAAAAAGCCTGGTGGCAAAAATTTGTTCAGGAGTCGCCATATAATGTTGGACTTGATAGTGCAATTTTAATGAATTCAAAAGTATGGGAAGCTTCAGGACATATTGGTGGCTTTTCTGATCCGTTGATGGATTGCAAAAACTGCAAGACCCGTCATCGTGCCGATAAATTGATTGAAGAGTACAGTAGAGGTCAAGTAAATGCTGAAGTCATGACTAATGATGAGATGGAAGCATATATTAAAGAAAACAACATTCCTTGTCCAAACTGTGGTGCCAGTGACTTTACCGGAATTAGAGATTTTAATTTAATGTTTAAAACTTTCCAAGGAGTGACCGATGACGCTAAAAATGCAGTTTATTTACGTCCGGAAACGGCACAAGGTATTTTTGTGAATTTTAAAAATGTTCAACGTACAACCAGAAAAAAAGTTCCATTTGGAATTGCTCAAATTGGAAAGTCATTCCGAAATGAAATTACTCCCGGAAATTTTATTTTCCGTACGAGAGAATTCGAGCAAATGGAATTGGAATTTTTCTGTGAACCAGGGACTGATCTTGAGTGGCATAGCTACTGGCGTGAATACTGTCATCAATTCTTATTAAAACTTGGGGTTCATGATGAAAATTTACGATTACGTGATCACGAAGCAGATGAATTATCGCATTACTCGAACGCAACAACGGATATTGAATACAAATTTCCATTTGGTGATGGTTTTGGTGAGCTTTGGGGTATTGCTGACCGTACCGATTATGACTTGAAGGCCCATATGGAGCACTCAAAGCAATCTATGGAATATTTAGATCCGATGACTAATAAAAAATATGTGCCGTATTGTATTGAACCATCTGTTGGGGTAGATCGATTATTATTAGCTGTGTTCTGTGACAGTTATGATGTAGAAACTTTGGCAGATGAAACAACCCGTGAGGTGTTACATCTGCATCCATATCTCGCGCCGATTAAAGCTGCGATTTTACCGTTAACTAAAAAACTTTCAGCTGAAGCAGAAGCATTATATGCAGAGTTAAGTAAACACTTCATGATTGAATATGATGAAAGCGGAGCAATCGGTAAACGGTATCGTCGCCAGGATGCAATCGGAACACCATTCTGTATTACTGTTGACTTTGATACCTTAGAAGATAATAGTGTAACTATCCGTCATCGTGATTCAATGGAACAAGAACGAATTGCAATCGATGAATTGGTTGTTTATTTACAAAAAGAGATTACTCTTTAA
- a CDS encoding class I SAM-dependent DNA methyltransferase: protein MYEQFAGVYDQLMLEAPYQEWVEYIKQFLPKQAVRIADLGCGSGYVAVELAKLGHHVTGIDISSDMLALARERARQASVDVEWVCADMSTVDLGGEQFDIIISTCDSINYLLSSEAVQQCFKHVFSAIKFGGKFVFDVHSETKRDQFADFSYADNDENCSVIWESYMSETDKTYIFHDMSFFVLEADGCYRRFDEIHEQWLADAETYKILLQNSGFTSCTCSSDFSNEWREDGERSFFIADK from the coding sequence ATGTATGAGCAATTTGCAGGCGTATACGATCAGTTAATGTTAGAGGCCCCATATCAAGAATGGGTTGAATATATTAAACAATTTTTACCGAAGCAGGCAGTGAGAATTGCTGACTTAGGTTGTGGCAGCGGTTATGTCGCTGTGGAATTAGCAAAGCTTGGACATCATGTTACTGGGATTGATATTTCCAGTGATATGCTTGCACTTGCTCGTGAAAGGGCACGACAAGCTTCAGTTGATGTTGAGTGGGTTTGTGCTGATATGAGCACAGTTGATTTAGGCGGTGAACAATTTGATATTATAATCAGCACTTGTGATTCAATCAATTACTTACTATCAAGTGAAGCGGTTCAACAATGTTTTAAACATGTTTTTTCGGCAATAAAATTCGGTGGTAAGTTTGTTTTTGATGTGCATTCAGAAACTAAGCGTGATCAGTTTGCTGATTTTAGCTATGCTGATAATGATGAGAATTGCAGTGTCATCTGGGAAAGTTATATGAGTGAAACTGATAAAACTTATATTTTCCATGATATGAGCTTTTTTGTTTTAGAAGCAGATGGTTGTTATCGCCGTTTTGATGAGATTCATGAACAATGGCTTGCTGATGCTGAAACTTATAAAATACTTCTGCAGAACAGCGGATTTACTAGTTGTACTTGTAGCAGTGATTTTAGTAATGAGTGGCGCGAAGATGGCGAGCGTTCGTTTTTTATTGCTGATAAGTAG
- a CDS encoding QueT transporter family protein, whose product MNNRTKSMATNAILAAVYVAVSLFLAPFSFGAIQLRVAEMLNATYMCKPKWLIGVAIGVFITNLFSPFGMIDVFFGTANTIISGVVAIMLARKVKSLKWRLVINSIVCAVGIVVIAIELAITGLPFWESYATLFVGELLSMTIGSFIFYLVISKSSFMQRALEIDPANL is encoded by the coding sequence ATGAACAATCGAACAAAGTCAATGGCTACTAATGCCATTCTGGCAGCTGTGTATGTAGCAGTGTCTTTATTTTTGGCACCTTTTTCTTTTGGTGCTATTCAACTCCGGGTTGCGGAGATGTTAAATGCAACTTATATGTGTAAACCCAAGTGGCTGATTGGTGTCGCTATCGGGGTTTTCATTACCAATCTATTTTCTCCGTTTGGGATGATAGATGTTTTCTTTGGAACGGCGAATACGATTATTTCCGGTGTGGTGGCGATAATGCTCGCGCGTAAGGTGAAATCGCTGAAATGGCGTTTGGTTATTAATAGCATTGTTTGTGCCGTTGGTATTGTGGTAATTGCCATCGAGCTGGCAATTACCGGACTGCCATTCTGGGAAAGCTATGCGACATTATTTGTCGGAGAATTATTATCGATGACGATTGGTAGCTTTATTTTTTATTTGGTTATCAGCAAGAGCAGTTTTATGCAACGAGCACTTGAAATCGATCCGGCGAATTTATAG
- a CDS encoding ABC transporter ATP-binding protein, with protein MQNIVHVENIKKIYGSKGGSQVVALNGVSFDIAKGEFVGIMGASGSGKTTMLNAVSTIDKPTSGVIEIAGTNITKMNNNQIADFRADQLGFIFQDFNLLENLTVYENIALPLSLQGVKNKQAKVQVKKVAELLGIADLLTKYPVELSGGQKQRTAAARALVHQPSLILADEPTGALDSKSAKNLLETMQSLNEVYDVTIMMVTHDAFSASYCNRILFIQDGKIYRELHNRSSRAEFYQEILSVLAQVHIDDEPINAGARANFAQPEM; from the coding sequence ATGCAAAATATTGTACATGTCGAAAATATTAAAAAGATTTATGGTTCAAAGGGTGGCAGTCAGGTTGTGGCACTTAATGGTGTAAGTTTTGATATTGCCAAAGGTGAGTTTGTTGGCATTATGGGTGCCAGTGGTTCCGGTAAGACAACGATGTTAAACGCGGTGTCTACTATTGACAAGCCGACCAGCGGCGTTATTGAGATTGCCGGCACTAATATTACTAAGATGAATAATAATCAGATTGCTGATTTTCGTGCTGATCAACTAGGTTTCATTTTCCAAGATTTTAACTTGTTAGAGAATTTAACGGTCTATGAAAATATTGCTTTGCCACTGTCTTTGCAAGGGGTTAAGAATAAGCAAGCTAAGGTTCAAGTGAAAAAAGTTGCTGAACTATTGGGAATTGCTGATTTATTGACGAAGTATCCGGTTGAGTTGTCAGGCGGGCAGAAACAACGGACAGCGGCAGCAAGAGCTTTAGTTCATCAGCCTTCTTTGATCTTAGCTGATGAGCCGACTGGTGCTTTGGATTCTAAGAGTGCTAAAAACTTGCTTGAAACAATGCAATCTTTAAATGAGGTGTATGATGTAACGATTATGATGGTTACGCATGATGCCTTTAGTGCTAGTTATTGCAATCGTATTTTATTTATTCAAGATGGTAAGATTTATCGTGAGCTGCACAATCGCAGTTCACGAGCGGAGTTTTATCAAGAAATTTTGAGTGTTTTAGCACAGGTTCACATTGATGATGAGCCAATTAATGCTGGTGCAAGAGCGAATTTTGCTCAACCGGAAATGTAA
- a CDS encoding VanZ family protein: MFIIDDLFSEVPYVLIGVCLTYIIYRVAAWFIQGRTFNLRRDYRSILMILYIGCLFEITLTPLHPNLDISEWHYRIQLIPFETISRYWPIEGYNSFRNIIGNIILLVPFAPLAHLYFDKKGKQVSALLLFGFALLLSLGIEITQLFLTETRAFDIDDILLNMVGFAISLVLWRIIWLLIQKKR, encoded by the coding sequence ATGTTTATTATCGATGATCTTTTTAGTGAAGTTCCGTATGTTTTAATCGGAGTTTGTTTAACATATATTATTTACCGGGTAGCGGCGTGGTTCATCCAAGGTCGTACTTTTAATTTGCGTCGCGATTATCGTAGTATTTTAATGATTCTTTATATTGGTTGTCTGTTTGAAATTACATTAACGCCGTTGCATCCAAATTTGGATATCTCAGAATGGCATTATCGAATTCAATTAATCCCTTTTGAAACTATCAGTCGGTATTGGCCGATTGAGGGTTATAATTCATTTCGTAATATTATTGGCAATATTATATTATTAGTTCCATTTGCGCCGTTAGCACATTTGTATTTTGATAAAAAAGGAAAACAAGTATCAGCATTACTTCTATTTGGATTTGCATTATTGCTCTCATTAGGAATCGAGATTACACAATTATTTTTGACTGAAACAAGGGCTTTTGATATTGATGATATTTTGCTGAATATGGTTGGTTTTGCAATAAGTTTAGTACTCTGGCGAATTATTTGGTTATTGATTCAGAAAAAGCGGTGA
- the rpoD gene encoding RNA polymerase sigma factor RpoD: MSNETDVLFGVFEKISAEAQKQNDMITYEQINAMIKNEVLDAQELEDLYVMLGDQNIEVVEKIEDIPVVEAAVDDDFVADEIIEDDVPDVDDIKEDDEDDEDARIIAGGAVDDQLASKINDPVRMYLKEIGRIDLLGIEEERELAIAAKAGDEIAKQKLAEANLRLVVSIAKRYVGRGMLFLDLIQEGNMGLIKAVEKFEPDKGFKFSTYATWWIRQAITRAIADHARTIRIPVHMVETINKLNRIQRSLVQELGREPNAEELAEKMEMTPARVREILKISQEPVSLETPIGEEDDSHLGDFIEDQDSLSPTDYATNEVLKEQLRDVLETLTDREERVLRLRFGIDDGRSRTLEEVGQEFGVTRERIRQIEAKALRKLRYPSRSKRLKDFMEK, from the coding sequence ATGTCTAACGAAACTGATGTATTATTTGGTGTTTTTGAGAAGATAAGTGCTGAGGCTCAAAAACAGAACGACATGATTACTTATGAGCAAATTAATGCCATGATTAAGAATGAGGTTTTAGATGCACAAGAGCTTGAAGATTTATATGTGATGCTTGGTGATCAGAATATTGAAGTGGTTGAAAAAATCGAAGATATTCCGGTTGTGGAAGCCGCAGTTGATGATGATTTTGTTGCTGATGAAATTATTGAGGATGATGTTCCTGATGTTGATGATATTAAGGAAGACGATGAAGATGATGAAGATGCACGAATTATTGCCGGTGGCGCTGTTGATGATCAATTAGCAAGTAAAATTAATGATCCGGTGCGTATGTATTTAAAAGAGATTGGTCGCATTGATTTATTAGGTATTGAAGAAGAACGGGAATTAGCTATTGCTGCCAAAGCCGGTGATGAAATTGCTAAACAAAAATTGGCAGAAGCCAATCTTCGTTTGGTTGTTAGTATCGCTAAACGGTATGTCGGACGTGGTATGTTGTTCCTTGACTTAATTCAAGAAGGGAACATGGGCCTTATTAAAGCGGTTGAAAAATTTGAACCGGATAAAGGGTTTAAATTCTCGACTTATGCAACTTGGTGGATTCGTCAAGCAATTACCCGTGCGATAGCTGACCATGCGCGTACAATCCGTATTCCGGTGCATATGGTGGAAACGATTAATAAGTTGAACCGAATCCAAAGAAGTTTGGTTCAAGAGCTTGGTCGCGAACCAAATGCTGAAGAATTAGCAGAAAAAATGGAAATGACACCGGCACGGGTCAGAGAAATCTTGAAGATTTCACAAGAGCCGGTATCATTGGAAACGCCAATTGGTGAGGAAGACGATTCACATTTAGGTGACTTTATCGAAGACCAAGATTCATTATCACCAACTGATTATGCAACAAATGAAGTATTAAAAGAACAATTGCGTGATGTATTGGAAACATTAACTGACCGTGAAGAACGTGTGCTTCGTTTGCGCTTTGGTATTGATGATGGCCGTTCTCGTACTTTAGAAGAGGTTGGTCAAGAATTTGGCGTAACCCGTGAACGGATTCGTCAAATTGAAGCAAAAGCTTTACGCAAGTTGCGTTATCCATCGCGTTCTAAACGTTTGAAAGACTTTATGGAAAAATAA
- a CDS encoding glycosyltransferase: MLAFLLLFSVVSIWLAVIETLFIIAGSLRFHFKKLKESVEFKDIDWEHLPTVTVMVPAHNEERVIEATVRRILAMNYPHEKMEIRIINDRSQDNTKQIVKRIIKMYEKRDIQLINTADCEDAGGGKSQALNYGRQNARGEFLCVYDADAAPEQNALLLLVRKVLENEEYGAVFGRNKARNRNRNMLTRMINLELITSQRVVHTGRWQFFRLGQIPGTNFIVRRSIIDEIGGWDVDALTEDTELGFEIMARGYRIALESRAEAYQQEPEQLSVYIKQRTRWAKGNLYVVLKNVKRMFGRNDWRIKLETFYYLSTYFWFLVAVMISNTLFIIGLIFNLFNLFGFDFVLPIELSKPMYIVFVISWGLMYTLYVLQIFLALVTDRGQSTVRNFLLACVSYFTYAQLFIIISIQAYGSYFLDFVLKRQRKWYKTERY, translated from the coding sequence ATTTTAGCTTTTTTGCTGCTTTTTTCAGTTGTTTCAATTTGGCTTGCAGTCATTGAAACGCTTTTTATTATCGCCGGATCGCTGCGTTTTCATTTTAAAAAGTTGAAAGAAAGTGTAGAGTTTAAGGATATAGATTGGGAGCATTTGCCAACAGTAACGGTTATGGTTCCGGCTCATAATGAAGAACGGGTTATTGAAGCTACTGTCCGTCGAATATTAGCAATGAATTATCCCCATGAAAAAATGGAAATTAGAATTATTAATGATCGTTCTCAAGATAATACAAAACAAATTGTTAAACGAATAATTAAAATGTATGAGAAGCGGGATATTCAGTTAATAAACACTGCTGATTGTGAGGATGCCGGCGGCGGTAAATCGCAAGCCTTAAATTATGGTCGTCAAAATGCCCGTGGTGAATTTTTATGTGTTTATGACGCTGATGCAGCGCCGGAACAAAATGCGCTATTGTTGTTAGTGCGTAAAGTTTTGGAGAATGAAGAATATGGTGCGGTTTTCGGACGGAATAAGGCTAGAAATCGTAACCGTAATATGTTGACGAGAATGATTAATTTGGAATTGATTACTTCGCAACGGGTGGTGCATACCGGTCGTTGGCAATTTTTCCGTTTGGGTCAGATTCCTGGAACAAATTTCATTGTCAGACGTTCAATTATTGATGAAATTGGTGGTTGGGATGTTGATGCCTTGACTGAGGATACTGAACTTGGCTTTGAGATTATGGCGCGCGGATACCGTATTGCGTTGGAGAGTCGGGCGGAAGCGTATCAACAGGAGCCAGAACAGTTGAGTGTTTATATTAAGCAGCGAACGCGATGGGCAAAAGGAAATTTGTATGTGGTCCTTAAAAACGTGAAACGTATGTTTGGCCGTAATGATTGGCGAATAAAATTGGAGACTTTTTATTATTTGTCGACATATTTTTGGTTTTTGGTGGCAGTAATGATTTCAAACACACTATTTATTATCGGACTTATTTTTAATCTTTTTAATTTGTTCGGGTTTGATTTTGTCTTGCCAATTGAGCTTTCAAAACCAATGTATATTGTTTTTGTTATTTCGTGGGGATTAATGTATACCCTGTATGTATTACAAATATTTTTGGCATTGGTTACTGATCGCGGGCAGAGTACGGTTCGCAACTTTTTGTTGGCATGTGTATCATATTTTACTTATGCGCAATTATTTATTATTATTTCGATTCAAGCATATGGTTCTTATTTTCTTGATTTTGTTTTAAAAAGACAGCGGAAATGGTATAAAACCGAGCGTTATTGA
- a CDS encoding diguanylate cyclase domain-containing protein, whose product MNMRKVLPENRLELMQRVRALLIICIVLNGSFAYFKFFVVHEFSWADYAINTAAFLSIFVGYFGGPRIAAVFGFAFVVWYAVWLGVTGIDRNYIISDYVHLFIVPLLLAVSSYLRRLEADALTIFKGLQKNKYFTTVDLITGLPNVQAFNDALLKQTQISKHYSNYRYGVVLFRIEFVDFIYDEIGHRRFNEMIAHYISNFRTFIHYDEEMFWNSRGELAILFPFGTESRMQELSKYIKQFAQHYKPNKDVQICLKSGQLGHKELLNIDDVSTIWSRLIRLTEEDVSSEYIR is encoded by the coding sequence ATGAATATGAGGAAAGTGTTGCCGGAAAACCGTTTGGAACTGATGCAACGAGTTCGTGCATTATTGATAATATGCATTGTTTTAAATGGTTCTTTTGCTTATTTTAAGTTTTTTGTTGTTCATGAGTTTAGTTGGGCGGATTATGCAATTAATACCGCTGCTTTTTTAAGCATTTTTGTTGGCTATTTTGGCGGTCCGAGAATTGCTGCTGTTTTTGGGTTTGCCTTTGTGGTATGGTACGCAGTTTGGTTAGGCGTAACAGGTATTGATCGGAATTACATTATCAGTGATTACGTGCATCTTTTTATTGTGCCGTTATTGCTAGCGGTCTCCAGCTATCTCCGCCGGCTTGAAGCAGATGCTTTGACAATTTTTAAGGGTTTACAAAAAAATAAATATTTTACTACCGTTGATTTAATAACCGGATTGCCGAATGTTCAGGCTTTCAATGATGCATTATTAAAGCAGACCCAGATTTCCAAACATTATTCGAATTACCGTTATGGTGTGGTGTTGTTTCGGATTGAATTTGTTGATTTTATTTATGATGAAATAGGTCATCGGCGTTTTAATGAGATGATTGCTCATTATATTAGTAATTTTAGAACATTTATTCATTACGATGAGGAAATGTTTTGGAATTCACGCGGTGAACTAGCGATTCTTTTTCCATTTGGAACTGAAAGCCGTATGCAAGAGTTGAGCAAATATATTAAACAGTTTGCCCAGCATTATAAACCGAATAAAGATGTGCAGATTTGTTTAAAAAGTGGCCAACTGGGGCATAAAGAATTACTTAATATAGATGATGTAAGTACAATTTGGAGTCGATTAATCCGTTTAACCGAGGAGGACGTGAGCAGTGAGTATATTCGGTAG